From the Candidatus Dormiibacterota bacterium genome, one window contains:
- a CDS encoding lytic transglycosylase domain-containing protein — protein MRSSIGTFLIGAAFVSCVLGAGAPAAAATRSLPATPKVVSIYAKVLRGINPQMPAWLSRELAHHLLINAARWHIDANMLAAVVTVESRWHTHAVSGAGAMGLGQLMPGTAATLNVNPRNPEQNLAGAARYLSGLVQRFAHKANRYALTFAAYNAGPQAVAEFGGVPPYSETQTYVERVLDTWHHFQRTVLIPRSALLGALAPAWTQAHGADVDYWLKTR, from the coding sequence ATGCGTAGCAGCATTGGGACGTTCCTCATTGGAGCGGCGTTCGTCTCTTGCGTCCTCGGCGCCGGAGCGCCTGCCGCCGCGGCGACCAGAAGCCTGCCGGCGACCCCGAAGGTCGTTTCGATCTATGCAAAGGTCCTACGTGGTATCAACCCCCAGATGCCGGCCTGGTTGAGCCGCGAGCTCGCACACCATCTTCTCATCAACGCGGCCCGCTGGCACATCGACGCCAACATGCTGGCAGCGGTCGTCACCGTGGAGTCCCGGTGGCACACGCACGCCGTCTCCGGTGCCGGAGCCATGGGGCTCGGGCAGCTCATGCCCGGCACGGCTGCCACGCTGAACGTAAACCCGCGCAACCCGGAACAAAACCTCGCCGGTGCAGCGCGCTACCTCAGTGGCCTCGTGCAGCGCTTCGCGCACAAGGCAAACCGCTACGCGCTGACGTTTGCCGCGTACAATGCAGGCCCGCAAGCCGTTGCGGAGTTTGGCGGAGTTCCGCCGTACTCCGAAACGCAAACCTACGTCGAGCGCGTCCTGGACACGTGGCACCACTTCCAGCGCACCGTGCTCATTCCGCGCAGCGCGCTGCTCGGCGCGCTCGCGCCCGCATGGACGCAGGCCCACGGCGCCGACGTCGACTACTGGCTAAAAACGCGCTAG
- a CDS encoding HAD family hydrolase: MQPLQAVLFDRDGTLVVDVPYNGDPGAVVPVDGARKCLDRLRAAELKLGIVSNQSGIGRGTITYAQMEAVNARIEEMLGNFDGWFVCPHAPEDDCACRKPKPKLLLDAADAFGVEPSACVFIGDTDVDVEAARNAGMRMLRVGSALTLAQACSGLLRMQDERS; encoded by the coding sequence TTGCAACCGTTGCAGGCCGTGCTCTTCGACCGTGACGGGACGCTCGTCGTCGACGTGCCGTATAACGGCGACCCCGGCGCGGTCGTTCCTGTCGACGGTGCGCGCAAGTGCCTCGACCGGCTTCGTGCCGCCGAGTTGAAGCTCGGCATCGTGAGCAATCAAAGCGGCATCGGGCGCGGTACGATCACCTACGCGCAGATGGAAGCCGTGAACGCCCGCATCGAGGAGATGCTCGGCAATTTCGACGGATGGTTCGTCTGCCCGCATGCGCCCGAAGACGATTGCGCATGCCGCAAGCCCAAGCCGAAGCTTCTTCTCGACGCCGCGGACGCGTTCGGCGTCGAGCCGTCGGCATGCGTCTTCATCGGCGATACAGACGTCGACGTGGAGGCTGCGCGCAACGCCGGAATGCGCATGCTGCGCGTCGGCTCGGCGTTGACGCTCGCCCAGGCGTGCAGCGGACTCTTACGGATGCAAGACGAGAGGAGCTAG
- the aceE gene encoding pyruvate dehydrogenase (acetyl-transferring), homodimeric type, protein MAMQRSDPDPQETQEWVDAMRGVLAAEGPERARELIHRIVDEAWKGGAHVSIGVETPYVNTIPPDQQAPFPGDRAIEARLRHYVRWNALAMVVRANKLSSELGGHVATFASAATLFDIGQSHFFRAPAEPGPDGTDGFGGDMIFYQGHSSPGIYARAFLEGRIAEEQLEHFRREVDGKGLSSYPHPWLMPAFWQYPTVSMGLGAIMSIAQARFMRYLNDRGLIATSDRKVWAFLGDGEMDEPESLGSLSLAGREHLDNLIWVVNCNLQRLDGPVRGNGKIIQELERVFRGNGWRVIKVIWGSNWDPLLAADTTGRLVQLMDECVDGDYQTFKSRNGRFVREKFFGRYPETAALVADWNDDQIWALQRGGHDPAKIYAAYRAAFEHRGSPVVILAKTIKGYGMGGAGEAQNIAHQAKKMGVDDLRAFRDRFDIPVTDEQIESIPFCRPPEGSAEMHYLRARMHDRGSLPQRRRTSVALTVPALSAFDAQVKSGAEREHSTTMAFVRILSAIVRDPTIGPRVVPIVADESRTFGMEGLFRQLGIYSSVGQLYQPQDAEQLMWYREDRLGQILQEGINEAGAISSWIAAGTSYSNHNLPMIPFYIFYSMFGFQRVGDLAWAAGDSRTRGFLLGGTSGRTTLNGEGLQHEDGQSHVIASVVPNCRSYDPTFGYEVAVIIQDGLRRMLAEQEDVYYYITLLNENYHHPEMPQNALEGILRGMYLLRDGGAGNEPRVQLFGSGAILREVLAGAELLEKDWSVRSDVWSTTSFNLLQRDGVAAQRWNMLHPGEPPKRSYVEQCLEGRTGPGIAASDYVRTFAEQIRPFVTSAGSATRRYATLGTDGYGRSDYRKQLRAFFEVDRRYVALAALSALADEGAVSRDAPAKALVKYDIDPEKPNPVTV, encoded by the coding sequence ATGGCGATGCAGCGGTCGGATCCCGATCCACAAGAGACCCAAGAATGGGTAGATGCGATGCGCGGCGTGCTCGCCGCCGAGGGGCCGGAGCGCGCGCGCGAGCTGATCCACCGGATCGTCGACGAGGCGTGGAAGGGCGGCGCGCACGTCTCTATCGGCGTCGAGACGCCCTACGTCAACACGATTCCGCCGGACCAGCAGGCGCCGTTTCCCGGCGACCGAGCGATCGAAGCGCGCTTGCGCCACTACGTGCGCTGGAACGCGCTCGCCATGGTCGTGCGCGCCAACAAGCTGAGCTCGGAGCTCGGTGGGCACGTTGCAACGTTCGCTTCCGCAGCGACGTTGTTCGACATCGGGCAGAGCCACTTTTTCCGCGCGCCGGCCGAGCCTGGTCCGGACGGAACCGATGGTTTCGGCGGCGACATGATCTTCTACCAAGGGCATTCTTCCCCAGGCATCTACGCACGCGCGTTCCTCGAAGGTCGAATCGCTGAAGAGCAGCTCGAGCACTTTCGGCGCGAGGTTGACGGAAAGGGACTCTCTTCGTATCCGCATCCGTGGCTGATGCCCGCGTTCTGGCAGTATCCGACGGTCTCGATGGGCCTCGGCGCAATCATGTCGATCGCGCAGGCGCGCTTCATGCGCTATCTCAACGACCGCGGGCTCATCGCAACGAGCGATCGCAAAGTCTGGGCCTTCCTCGGCGACGGAGAGATGGACGAGCCGGAATCGCTCGGCTCGCTCTCGCTCGCGGGACGCGAGCACCTCGACAACCTCATCTGGGTCGTGAACTGCAATCTGCAGCGCCTCGACGGTCCGGTTCGCGGCAACGGCAAGATCATCCAAGAACTCGAGCGCGTTTTCCGCGGCAACGGCTGGAGAGTGATCAAGGTCATTTGGGGAAGCAACTGGGATCCGCTGCTCGCGGCCGATACGACCGGCCGGCTCGTGCAGCTCATGGACGAGTGCGTCGACGGCGACTATCAGACGTTCAAGTCGCGTAACGGACGATTCGTGCGTGAGAAGTTCTTCGGCCGGTATCCGGAGACGGCGGCGCTGGTCGCCGACTGGAACGACGATCAAATCTGGGCGCTTCAGCGCGGCGGTCACGATCCCGCGAAGATCTACGCTGCGTACCGAGCCGCGTTCGAGCATCGCGGTTCGCCCGTGGTCATCCTCGCTAAGACGATCAAAGGCTACGGAATGGGCGGCGCGGGCGAAGCCCAGAACATCGCCCATCAAGCCAAGAAGATGGGCGTCGACGATCTGCGCGCTTTCCGAGATCGCTTCGACATACCGGTCACCGACGAGCAGATCGAGAGCATTCCATTCTGCCGCCCGCCCGAGGGCAGCGCGGAGATGCACTACCTGCGCGCGCGCATGCACGACCGGGGATCGCTGCCGCAGCGGCGCCGGACGTCGGTCGCGCTGACCGTGCCGGCGCTGAGCGCCTTCGATGCGCAAGTCAAGAGCGGCGCTGAGCGCGAACATTCCACCACGATGGCGTTCGTGCGTATCCTGAGCGCCATCGTACGCGACCCCACGATCGGGCCGCGCGTCGTTCCGATCGTCGCAGACGAATCGCGCACGTTCGGCATGGAGGGTCTCTTCCGGCAGCTCGGGATCTACTCGTCCGTCGGCCAGCTCTATCAGCCGCAAGACGCCGAACAGCTCATGTGGTATCGTGAGGACCGGCTCGGCCAGATTCTGCAGGAGGGCATCAACGAAGCCGGCGCGATCTCGTCGTGGATTGCAGCCGGCACGTCGTACTCCAATCACAACCTCCCGATGATCCCGTTCTACATCTTCTACTCGATGTTCGGATTTCAACGGGTAGGAGATCTCGCGTGGGCGGCAGGCGACAGCCGTACGCGCGGTTTCCTGCTCGGCGGCACGTCGGGCCGAACGACGCTCAACGGTGAGGGCTTGCAGCACGAAGACGGGCAGAGCCACGTCATCGCATCGGTCGTTCCGAACTGCCGCAGCTACGATCCGACGTTCGGCTACGAGGTGGCGGTCATCATCCAAGACGGCCTGCGGCGCATGCTCGCCGAGCAGGAGGACGTGTATTACTACATCACCTTGCTCAACGAGAACTACCACCATCCGGAGATGCCCCAGAACGCGCTCGAAGGGATTCTGCGCGGCATGTATCTGCTGCGCGACGGTGGAGCGGGAAACGAGCCGCGCGTGCAGCTCTTCGGCTCCGGCGCGATCTTGCGCGAAGTGCTCGCCGGCGCGGAGCTGCTCGAGAAAGACTGGAGCGTCCGCAGCGACGTGTGGAGCACGACGAGCTTCAACCTGCTGCAGCGCGACGGCGTGGCCGCGCAGCGGTGGAACATGCTGCATCCGGGCGAGCCACCGAAGCGCTCGTACGTCGAGCAATGCCTGGAAGGGCGCACTGGGCCGGGTATTGCGGCCAGCGATTACGTGCGCACGTTCGCCGAGCAGATTCGCCCGTTCGTCACGTCAGCCGGCTCCGCAACGCGGCGCTACGCGACGCTCGGCACCGACGGGTACGGCCGCAGCGATTACCGCAAGCAGCTTCGCGCCTTCTTCGAAGTGGATCGCCGCTACGTCGCGCTCGCCGCACTGAGCGCGCTCGCTGACGAGGGCGCCGTTTCGCGCGACGCGCCCGCAAAGGCGCTCGTGAAGTACGATATCGATCCCGAAAAACCCAATCCGGTCACGGTGTAG
- the aceF gene encoding dihydrolipoyllysine-residue acetyltransferase, which translates to MAETVELRVPDIGNFKDVPVIEVLVKPGQRVKQNDSLITLESEKASMEIPSPAEGTIAQVNVKVGDSVSQGTVIATIAPAAAQAPPQPQAAPAPQPQAAPAPQPQAAPAPQPQPPSATRSGNGAIVHASPSIRRFARELGVDVHALSGTGPHGRISREDVQGFVKAALAGTAGTGGIGAGLPPWPAVDFARYGPIERKPLSRIRRIAGPNLHRNWLQIPHITNYDEADVTGLEKFRVKINAEQAKKKRAKLTMLAFLVRACVAALKEFPEFNSSLDGDQLVYKHYYNIGFAADTKDGLVVPVLKNADAKGLLEIAAEAAELATKAREGKLNLAEMSGGSFTISSIGGIGGTQFTQIVNAPEVAILGATRAAMKPVWNKKRFVARLVLPISVSYDHRVIDGASAARFLVYVANALADFRRVML; encoded by the coding sequence ATGGCGGAGACGGTCGAGCTGCGCGTTCCCGACATCGGCAACTTCAAAGATGTGCCGGTGATCGAAGTGCTCGTCAAGCCCGGTCAGCGCGTCAAGCAGAACGATTCGCTGATCACGCTCGAGAGCGAAAAGGCGTCGATGGAGATCCCGTCGCCGGCCGAGGGAACGATCGCACAAGTCAACGTCAAAGTCGGCGACTCCGTCTCGCAGGGCACGGTCATTGCGACGATCGCGCCAGCCGCGGCACAAGCGCCGCCTCAGCCGCAAGCAGCGCCTGCGCCACAACCGCAAGCAGCACCTGCGCCACAACCGCAAGCAGCGCCTGCGCCCCAGCCTCAGCCGCCATCGGCGACGCGATCCGGCAACGGCGCAATCGTTCACGCGAGCCCATCGATCCGGCGTTTCGCGCGCGAGCTCGGCGTGGACGTGCACGCGCTCTCCGGAACGGGGCCGCATGGCCGCATCAGCCGCGAGGACGTGCAAGGCTTCGTCAAAGCCGCACTCGCCGGCACCGCGGGCACTGGCGGCATCGGCGCCGGTCTTCCACCATGGCCGGCGGTCGATTTCGCCCGCTACGGGCCAATCGAACGCAAGCCGCTCTCGCGCATTCGGCGCATCGCGGGGCCGAATCTCCATCGCAACTGGCTGCAGATTCCGCACATCACGAACTACGACGAAGCGGACGTGACCGGGCTCGAAAAGTTCCGCGTGAAAATCAACGCGGAACAAGCCAAGAAAAAACGCGCGAAGCTCACGATGCTCGCCTTTCTCGTGCGGGCGTGCGTTGCAGCGCTCAAGGAGTTCCCCGAGTTCAACAGCTCGCTCGACGGCGACCAGCTCGTCTACAAGCACTACTACAACATCGGCTTCGCCGCCGACACGAAGGACGGGCTCGTCGTTCCCGTTCTCAAGAACGCCGACGCAAAGGGGCTGCTCGAGATCGCGGCCGAGGCCGCGGAGCTCGCGACGAAAGCGCGGGAAGGGAAGCTCAACCTGGCCGAAATGAGCGGCGGCTCGTTCACCATCTCGTCGATCGGCGGCATCGGCGGCACGCAGTTCACCCAGATCGTCAATGCCCCCGAGGTCGCGATCCTCGGCGCGACGCGCGCGGCGATGAAACCCGTTTGGAATAAGAAGCGCTTCGTCGCGCGATTGGTCTTACCGATCAGCGTCAGCTACGACCACCGCGTCATCGACGGAGCGAGCGCGGCGCGCTTTCTCGTCTATGTCGCGAACGCGCTCGCCGACTTCCGCCGGGTGATGCTCTAA
- the thiC gene encoding phosphomethylpyrimidine synthase ThiC gives MTTSGASTRKIYLEGREGMRVPMRAVELTDGTTHVLYDTSGPYTDLEYDADVRIGLPRLREQWIEGRGDTEALARASSVYRLGREAMPELAAVRFPGARAPRRAKPGANVTQMHYARRGEITPEMEFVALREGVEPERVRAEIARGRAILPSNVNHPESEPMIIGRTFLVKINANIGNSAVTSSIEEEVEKMTWATRWGADTVMDLSTGKNIHETREWIIRNSSVPIGTVPIYQALEKVDGKAEALTWELYRDTLVEQAEQGVDYFTIHAGVLLRYVPLTASRITGIVSRGGSILAKWCLAHHEENFLYTHFEEICEIMKAYDVAFSLGDGLRPGCTADANDAAQFAELDTLGELTKIAWKHDVQTMIEGPGHVPMHLIKENMEKQLAVCDEAPFYTLGPLVTDVAPGYDHITSAIGAAMIGWYGTAMLCYVTPKEHLGLPNKKDVKDGVIAYKIAAHAADIAKGHPGAHHWDDVLSKARFEFRWEDQFELSLDPETARDFHDETLPAPGAKVAHFCSMCGPHFCSMKITQEVREYARSGMAEKSREFVEKGAEVYVPLA, from the coding sequence ATGACGACGTCCGGAGCGTCCACGCGCAAGATCTATCTCGAGGGACGCGAGGGGATGCGCGTACCGATGCGTGCCGTAGAACTCACCGACGGAACGACGCACGTGCTCTACGACACGAGCGGCCCGTACACGGACCTGGAATATGACGCCGACGTTCGGATCGGTCTGCCGCGGCTGCGCGAGCAATGGATCGAAGGGCGCGGCGATACTGAGGCATTGGCGCGTGCGTCGTCCGTGTACCGTCTGGGTCGAGAGGCGATGCCCGAGCTCGCCGCCGTGCGCTTCCCCGGCGCGCGCGCTCCGCGGCGCGCGAAACCCGGCGCGAACGTCACGCAGATGCATTATGCGCGACGCGGCGAGATCACGCCGGAGATGGAGTTCGTGGCGCTGCGCGAGGGGGTCGAACCGGAACGCGTGCGGGCGGAGATCGCGCGCGGCCGTGCGATCCTACCGTCGAACGTCAACCATCCCGAGAGCGAACCGATGATCATCGGTCGCACCTTCCTCGTCAAGATCAACGCGAACATCGGGAACTCGGCGGTCACGTCGTCGATCGAGGAGGAAGTGGAGAAGATGACGTGGGCGACGCGTTGGGGCGCCGACACGGTCATGGATCTCTCTACCGGAAAGAACATTCACGAAACGCGCGAGTGGATCATTCGTAATTCGAGCGTGCCGATCGGTACGGTCCCAATCTATCAAGCACTCGAGAAGGTCGACGGCAAAGCCGAGGCGCTGACGTGGGAGCTGTATCGCGACACGCTCGTCGAGCAGGCCGAGCAGGGCGTCGATTATTTTACCATTCACGCCGGGGTGCTGCTACGATACGTTCCGCTCACTGCGAGCCGCATCACGGGGATCGTCTCCCGCGGCGGCTCGATTCTCGCGAAGTGGTGCCTCGCGCATCACGAAGAAAACTTTCTCTACACGCACTTCGAAGAAATCTGCGAGATCATGAAGGCGTACGACGTCGCCTTCTCGCTCGGAGATGGCTTGCGTCCTGGTTGTACCGCCGACGCCAACGACGCTGCCCAGTTCGCGGAGCTCGATACGCTCGGCGAGCTGACGAAGATCGCATGGAAGCACGACGTTCAAACGATGATCGAAGGGCCCGGGCACGTTCCGATGCATCTCATCAAGGAGAACATGGAGAAGCAGCTCGCCGTCTGCGACGAGGCACCGTTCTACACGCTCGGGCCTCTCGTTACTGACGTCGCCCCGGGCTACGATCACATCACGAGCGCCATCGGCGCGGCGATGATCGGCTGGTACGGCACGGCGATGCTCTGCTACGTGACGCCCAAAGAACATCTCGGCTTGCCCAACAAGAAAGACGTGAAGGACGGCGTGATTGCGTATAAGATCGCCGCTCATGCAGCGGACATCGCGAAGGGCCACCCCGGCGCGCACCACTGGGACGACGTGCTCTCGAAGGCGCGCTTCGAGTTCCGTTGGGAGGATCAGTTCGAGCTCTCGCTCGACCCGGAAACCGCCCGCGACTTTCACGACGAGACGCTTCCCGCGCCCGGCGCGAAGGTCGCGCACTTCTGCTCGATGTGCGGTCCGCACTTCTGCTCGATGAAGATTACGCAGGAAGTGCGAGAGTACGCGCGATCGGGGATGGCGGAGAAATCCCGCGAGTTCGTGGAAAAGGGCGCCGAAGTCTACGTGCCTCTCGCCTGA